The Mesomycoplasma flocculare ATCC 27399 genome includes a window with the following:
- a CDS encoding DEAD/DEAH box helicase translates to MELSEKQSQAVDLLVAKWDNAFNNQQKASVTFKAPTGSGKTFIIANFIDRIMEEFDKNSGKKLVFIYNTISNAELPKQTLDKFEQYKFYLNSMKNATIKYKESPSKQKEAKGDQEYNILAKEADVFIFGTSSFGKSTIFVKEGKLDAFIDELRSDYYVIYIRDEAHIGTSKISEKADAKSFDKKIKELDNVFELMMTATPKENDDIVEITNKDLDEDNWKLLKANKKNNLNIPHESTDEIDNSFLLEQACKTFSNIKKQYKQISDDENLRNLWKVNPAMLIQVKDKILEKEAEFNKEIKQIIKILEKYNLSYAKYFSEEKTKTVAGHTSKTDLNSLSKKDSDVDVIIFKVGPATGWDIPRACMLVQLRNVSSETLDKQTLGRIKRFPIPIKIYNEDHRRELNNSIANEFFVYSNSKKFDQNLGERIYYLKDQYKNKKFVVGEIDKSSIIKINQTYKENVYELVSNEFEQICEKFEKFRKKNQDFLKITRKNNINEGRFIEKLIFDQIELEIFNESLIKKHNNLITNDMWDNIELIYNQKINENIRISINYYKYYILTELLDDIKELNVKNWENTNPNLNIKHIIAPPEEYIEEYEIIDINDSKDSLKNYIEIKSEIEKYAYSNNKKIEKNQVKISVDSKPERDFVAFFTSWLEDDADENLEINIWFRNFKNNSKSIFWDYFEQTQVKKSYPDFIVCINQHQINIEIKGKGNNDISPEKTKDLIQMTQKYVKKAKENSLKNKQKNNLNFTSLICWPKNERADNFLCKGASTLEKINDLFRPQSYLITERKDAQEYDIKEEHLKKIFRKLAN, encoded by the coding sequence ATGGAACTTAGTGAAAAACAATCTCAAGCTGTTGATTTATTAGTTGCTAAATGAGATAATGCCTTTAATAATCAACAAAAAGCCTCTGTTACTTTTAAAGCACCAACAGGTTCAGGTAAAACGTTTATTATTGCAAACTTTATTGATAGGATAATGGAAGAATTTGATAAAAACTCAGGTAAAAAACTGGTTTTTATTTACAATACAATTTCTAACGCTGAATTACCTAAACAAACTTTAGATAAATTTGAACAATACAAATTTTATTTAAATTCAATGAAAAATGCGACTATAAAATATAAAGAATCTCCTTCGAAACAAAAAGAAGCTAAAGGCGATCAAGAATATAATATTTTAGCTAAGGAAGCTGATGTTTTCATTTTTGGAACTTCTTCATTTGGTAAGTCAACTATCTTTGTAAAAGAAGGAAAATTAGATGCTTTTATTGATGAATTAAGATCAGATTACTATGTTATTTACATTAGAGATGAAGCACATATTGGTACATCAAAAATAAGTGAAAAAGCAGATGCAAAATCATTTGACAAAAAAATAAAAGAACTAGACAATGTTTTTGAATTAATGATGACAGCTACACCCAAAGAAAATGATGATATCGTTGAAATAACAAACAAAGATTTAGATGAAGACAACTGAAAACTTCTAAAAGCTAATAAAAAAAATAATTTAAACATCCCTCATGAATCTACAGATGAAATAGATAATTCATTTCTATTAGAACAAGCTTGTAAAACTTTTTCTAATATTAAAAAACAATACAAACAAATTAGTGATGATGAAAATTTAAGAAATTTATGAAAAGTAAATCCTGCAATGCTTATTCAAGTAAAAGATAAAATTCTTGAAAAAGAAGCTGAATTTAATAAAGAAATAAAGCAAATTATTAAAATTTTGGAAAAATATAATTTAAGTTATGCTAAATATTTTTCAGAAGAAAAAACAAAAACCGTTGCTGGTCACACTTCAAAAACAGACTTAAATTCTTTGTCTAAAAAAGATAGTGATGTTGATGTAATAATTTTTAAAGTTGGACCTGCAACTGGTTGAGATATTCCTAGAGCTTGTATGTTAGTTCAGTTAAGAAATGTTTCTTCAGAAACACTTGATAAACAAACACTTGGAAGAATTAAACGTTTTCCTATTCCAATAAAAATTTACAACGAAGATCACAGAAGAGAGTTAAATAATTCAATAGCTAATGAGTTTTTTGTTTATTCAAACAGTAAAAAGTTTGATCAAAATTTAGGTGAAAGAATCTATTATTTAAAAGATCAATACAAAAACAAAAAATTTGTTGTTGGAGAAATTGATAAATCTAGCATAATTAAAATAAATCAAACTTACAAAGAAAACGTTTATGAATTAGTGTCTAATGAATTTGAACAAATTTGTGAAAAATTCGAGAAGTTTAGGAAGAAAAATCAAGACTTTTTAAAGATTACTAGAAAAAATAATATCAATGAAGGAAGATTTATTGAAAAACTAATTTTCGATCAAATTGAGCTTGAAATTTTCAATGAATCATTGATAAAAAAACACAACAATCTAATAACTAACGATATGTGGGACAATATTGAATTAATTTATAATCAGAAAATTAATGAAAATATTAGAATTTCAATTAATTATTATAAATATTACATCTTGACTGAATTACTAGATGATATTAAAGAACTAAATGTAAAAAATTGAGAAAATACTAATCCTAATTTAAATATCAAACACATTATTGCTCCACCAGAAGAATATATTGAAGAATATGAAATAATTGATATTAATGATTCAAAAGATTCTTTAAAAAATTATATAGAAATAAAAAGTGAAATCGAAAAATATGCCTATTCAAATAATAAAAAAATAGAAAAAAATCAAGTAAAAATTTCTGTAGATTCAAAACCAGAAAGAGATTTTGTTGCTTTTTTTACTAGTTGATTAGAAGATGATGCTGATGAAAATTTGGAAATTAATATTTGATTTAGAAATTTTAAAAATAATTCAAAAAGTATATTTTGAGATTACTTTGAACAAACACAAGTAAAAAAATCTTATCCTGATTTTATTGTTTGCATCAATCAACACCAAATTAATATAGAAATTAAAGGTAAAGGTAATAACGACATAAGCCCTGAAAAAACAAAAGATTTAATTCAAATGACACAAAAATACGTAAAAAAAGCAAAAGAAAATTCTTTAAAAAATAAGCAAAAAAATAACTTGAATTTTACTTCATTAATTTGTTGACCTAAAAATGAAAGAGCTGATAATTTCTTATGTAAAGGTGCTTCAACATTAGAAAAAATAAATGATTTATTTAGACCACAATCTTATTTAATAACCGAAAGAAAAGATGCACAAGAATATGACATTAAAGAAGAACATCTTAAAAAGATTTTTCGAAAATTAGCAAACTAA
- a CDS encoding S8 family serine peptidase produces MLKVKKFFQFSFAIGTITSLVFVPIFSFNQNKNLINNEKLATINFASKKFVVNDWKIPTSKSTDGKKLSDKVSDTIELKLYLDVFNEKGNLDERIDSLLNKIKRGFKNKNINWKIQTSAMLPIVWFYFNDVEKSKEFIKYVDTLDFVKRIVFYKKVIIKNNDVVSQNEQNGYYISRFSDINKKLLLKEINLNPEKQTEFFKYHRKGSKIVILEVGTTQLQRNYKFVHTPEVKLFTPENLNDTHGTNVSMVAAGKNGINSNGQIYFTSFSSNNFNWQNALEWLVLKNNVKFINHSYGPTADYSLPYDDDSFFIDYISRKYGVVNVFAAGNGHNKQNKKGKWIDSTQLAYNAISVGSTKYRENSFLNDIEISNFSNRELESNHLNLPKPLVVAPGEILLENNDEIRGTSFAAPVVTGAISYIFDKFSWLNNDQFRVPSAMSILAASAHLPKYKNLNKKGNGFDSTYGAGLIDVEKMQEAAWNINTKSVIKSDVDGGIFESLHLNLQAGEQINIALSWMFNSGLLKENENKPELQHPNWWEWLFPTWALAKQTAQGIDYELKLSDWKSKHINENRLKLEETKKRQNQALFTDYDLVLEKLDSRGYWQSVSSSLSINSNVELIKFKVQDSGIYRYIVKKYKSSLFENSVDDSIAVTHTVFKEN; encoded by the coding sequence ATGCTTAAAGTAAAAAAATTTTTTCAATTTTCATTTGCGATAGGTACAATAACTTCGTTAGTTTTTGTACCTATTTTTTCATTTAATCAAAATAAAAACTTAATTAATAATGAAAAATTAGCAACAATAAATTTTGCAAGTAAAAAATTTGTTGTTAATGATTGGAAAATTCCAACTTCCAAATCTACTGATGGAAAAAAATTATCAGACAAGGTATCTGATACAATTGAATTAAAACTATATTTAGATGTTTTTAATGAAAAAGGAAATTTAGATGAAAGAATAGATTCTCTTCTAAATAAAATAAAAAGAGGCTTTAAAAACAAAAACATAAATTGAAAAATTCAAACTAGTGCAATGCTACCTATTGTTTGATTTTACTTTAATGATGTAGAAAAATCTAAAGAATTTATCAAATATGTTGATACATTAGATTTTGTAAAAAGAATTGTTTTTTATAAAAAAGTTATTATCAAAAATAATGATGTAGTTTCCCAAAATGAACAGAATGGCTATTATATTTCTAGATTTTCAGACATTAATAAAAAACTACTTTTAAAAGAAATAAATTTAAATCCTGAAAAGCAAACAGAATTTTTTAAATATCACAGAAAAGGTTCAAAAATAGTAATTTTAGAAGTAGGTACAACTCAATTACAAAGAAATTATAAATTTGTACATACACCTGAAGTTAAATTATTTACTCCAGAAAATTTAAATGATACACATGGGACTAATGTATCAATGGTTGCAGCAGGTAAAAACGGAATAAATTCAAATGGACAAATTTATTTCACAAGTTTTAGTTCTAATAACTTTAATTGACAAAACGCTCTTGAATGATTGGTTTTAAAAAATAATGTAAAGTTTATTAACCATAGCTATGGACCAACTGCTGATTACTCTCTCCCTTATGATGATGATAGTTTTTTCATAGATTATATTTCAAGAAAATATGGTGTAGTTAATGTTTTCGCTGCTGGAAATGGTCATAACAAACAAAATAAAAAAGGGAAATGAATTGACAGCACTCAATTAGCATATAACGCAATTTCTGTCGGATCAACAAAATATAGAGAAAACTCTTTTTTAAATGACATTGAAATTTCGAACTTTTCTAACAGAGAACTAGAGTCTAACCATTTAAACTTACCTAAACCTTTAGTTGTTGCACCAGGGGAGATACTCTTAGAGAATAATGATGAAATCAGAGGTACTAGTTTTGCTGCTCCTGTAGTTACTGGTGCTATTTCATATATTTTTGATAAATTTTCTTGATTAAATAATGATCAATTTAGAGTACCATCTGCAATGTCTATTCTAGCTGCCTCTGCACATTTACCTAAATACAAAAATTTAAATAAAAAAGGAAATGGTTTTGATTCAACTTATGGAGCAGGTTTAATAGATGTTGAAAAAATGCAAGAAGCAGCTTGAAATATTAATACTAAATCTGTTATTAAATCCGATGTGGATGGCGGTATATTTGAAAGCTTACATTTAAATTTACAAGCTGGAGAACAAATAAATATAGCACTTAGTTGAATGTTTAACTCAGGATTGCTAAAAGAAAACGAGAATAAACCAGAATTACAACATCCAAATTGATGAGAATGATTATTTCCAACATGAGCACTTGCAAAACAAACTGCTCAGGGAATTGATTATGAACTAAAACTAAGCGATTGAAAAAGTAAACATATAAACGAAAATAGATTGAAACTTGAAGAAACTAAAAAACGTCAAAATCAAGCTTTATTCACTGACTATGATTTAGTATTAGAAAAATTAGATAGTAGAGGATATTGACAAAGTGTAAGTTCATCATTAAGTATCAACAGTAATGTAGAATTAATTAAATTTAAAGTTCAAGATTCTGGAATTTATAGATATATAGTTAAAAAATACAAAAGTTCTTTATTTGAAAATTCAGTAGATGATTCTATTGCAGTGACACATACTGTATTTAAGGAAAACTAA
- a CDS encoding site-specific DNA-methyltransferase — protein sequence MANEKEDIKASKFIYRDKFSRNGWLNLMNERLKLAKDLLKDDGIIFVSIDDAEQAYLKVLMDEIFGEENFVANLVWMKKTGPSGNTSSQYLIDTITEYILCYAKNKTKKVFNYLKHDSDSFTKSGFILKDEYFEQRGYYRLVDLHRGSSASSFQYLESLDYEIKAPDGSFFKLYTNIKKPKSARYTWSYKTYLAGKKQGFIQVIKNNEGFWVAKRKQYQFVKFNPKTLLVETETAGRRFNNVIDKNYNRLKNGFYTTKSANEITEVFFDKTVFNFAKPIELIKYLINICSDKKNTRILDFFAGSGTTGQAVLELNSQDGGTRSFTLITNNQNQIAQNVTYERLFRINHGFSTKKEQNFDWIKKNQPYRSNLDVFWIKHFNTKVFKKQNDINLLIEKLEKMLTNFGISSKNNINLIEYLNYLLALLPQKKDKK from the coding sequence ATTGCTAATGAAAAAGAAGATATAAAAGCAAGTAAATTTATCTATCGTGATAAATTTTCGCGTAATGGCTGACTAAATTTAATGAATGAAAGATTAAAATTAGCAAAGGATCTTCTAAAAGATGATGGAATAATTTTTGTTTCAATCGATGATGCCGAACAGGCTTATTTAAAAGTTTTAATGGATGAAATTTTCGGGGAAGAAAATTTTGTTGCTAATTTAGTTTGAATGAAAAAAACCGGGCCTAGTGGAAATACAAGTTCGCAATATTTAATTGATACAATAACCGAATATATTCTATGTTATGCTAAAAATAAAACAAAAAAAGTATTTAACTATTTAAAACATGACAGTGATTCATTTACAAAATCAGGTTTTATTTTAAAAGATGAATATTTTGAGCAAAGGGGCTATTATCGGCTAGTAGATCTTCACCGCGGCTCAAGTGCTTCAAGTTTTCAGTATCTTGAAAGTCTTGACTATGAAATTAAAGCCCCCGATGGCAGCTTTTTTAAATTATATACAAATATCAAAAAACCAAAAAGCGCGCGCTATACTTGATCGTATAAAACTTATCTAGCAGGAAAAAAGCAAGGTTTTATTCAAGTAATTAAAAACAATGAAGGTTTTTGAGTCGCTAAAAGAAAACAATATCAATTTGTCAAATTTAATCCAAAAACTTTACTAGTCGAAACAGAAACAGCTGGCAGAAGATTTAATAATGTAATTGATAAAAATTATAATCGCCTTAAAAATGGTTTTTATACAACAAAATCAGCAAATGAGATAACAGAAGTATTTTTTGATAAAACAGTATTTAATTTTGCAAAACCAATTGAGTTAATAAAATATTTAATAAATATTTGCTCTGATAAAAAAAACACAAGAATTCTTGACTTTTTTGCCGGTTCGGGGACAACTGGTCAGGCAGTTTTAGAACTAAATTCCCAAGATGGTGGTACTCGCAGTTTTACTCTGATAACTAATAATCAAAATCAAATTGCCCAAAATGTAACTTATGAAAGACTTTTTCGAATAAATCACGGTTTTTCAACAAAAAAAGAGCAAAATTTTGACTGGATCAAGAAAAATCAACCTTATAGATCAAATTTAGATGTTTTTTGGATTAAACATTTTAATACAAAAGTTTTCAAAAAGCAAAATGATATTAATTTATTAATTGAAAAATTAGAAAAAATGTTAACTAATTTTGGAATTTCTAGCAAAAATAACATAAATCTAATTGAATATCTTAACTATCTCCTTGCGCTTTTACCCCAAAAAAAGGATAAAAAATAA
- a CDS encoding DEAD/DEAH box helicase family protein codes for MYLIDAQEKVVNRLFKKASNSLKEEKKDAIYFKAPTGSGKTFMMINFIDYLITWSKSQVNLGLVFVITTLSSANLPGQIQESFLKYKNYINNKDLKIHRIESPSNTKTSAKIEKNYKFYAKVDNVYIIGSASFRKNSILRQEEAIESFLVEIKSKNYKLVYIRDEAHIGSDLKIRTNKDERFFEEKMQNSADFVLKMTATPDQRHNLIELSEKELNQDKIKLLKSKENHNLGLKPNLEYDNEMILNTACAEFKIIKEKYNDDQNEKGLIGINPAMLIQVDNSSQKDKEKAKEFEKNIKEIIKILEKNNLSWLRYFDQNDKETNLRHKKDYTLSDISKNSSAIDVIIFKIGPAIGWNIPRACMLVQLRNVTSNNLSIQTVGRIKRNPNPRYEYKENSEQNNFYIYSNLDHSKTTSKTILLKDKYLDEKFLEGRIESLKKNNDIFEIFNLEKYEKAVFAKINNNHFCKNYENLTSWNNLNDEKISDYFNKKWNAEKENFREYIPANQVKYGNSWYSATKIYNIIQLEIYLNKIKQENKKYFSAKIKQYFEKIWEKLNQNAANQCSYQLFWYIIYKYLLTEIKEIYKQTWKTQIDENEINYKIKKEAKSLPKEYLLSFENTNNQVKISDKNFAYQEFSNKNELNFILDSEAEKNFVYQLENDIKGIPNIRVWSKNPLPEGVSFQYLNSDYEIANSYPDFIIKNKDHYIYLEIKTYKNDNDEPKTKKLYENYKKYIATNFARDIKLTMIICLVNISHKWSKKELYFAGASTIASLNEILSDINPDQENHLHDQIKSNSSLNLKDLLNYQ; via the coding sequence ATGTATTTAATTGATGCCCAGGAAAAAGTTGTTAATAGATTATTTAAAAAAGCGAGTAATTCTCTTAAAGAAGAAAAAAAGGATGCAATTTATTTTAAAGCCCCAACTGGTTCTGGAAAAACTTTTATGATGATCAATTTCATTGATTATCTAATTACTTGAAGTAAATCTCAAGTTAATCTTGGACTTGTTTTTGTTATTACTACCTTATCAAGTGCTAATCTCCCTGGGCAAATCCAGGAAAGTTTTCTAAAATATAAAAATTATATTAATAATAAAGATCTAAAAATTCATCGTATTGAAAGTCCTTCAAATACAAAAACAAGTGCAAAAATTGAAAAAAATTATAAATTTTATGCAAAAGTCGATAATGTTTATATTATCGGTTCGGCTTCATTTCGCAAAAATTCAATTCTTCGCCAAGAAGAAGCAATTGAATCGTTTTTAGTCGAGATCAAATCTAAAAATTATAAATTAGTATATATCCGCGATGAGGCTCATATCGGAAGCGATCTAAAAATCAGAACTAATAAAGATGAGCGTTTTTTTGAAGAAAAAATGCAAAATAGTGCGGATTTTGTCCTTAAAATGACAGCAACCCCTGATCAAAGACATAATCTGATCGAATTAAGTGAAAAAGAACTAAATCAGGATAAAATAAAACTGCTAAAATCAAAAGAAAACCATAATTTAGGGCTTAAACCAAACTTAGAATATGATAATGAAATGATTCTTAATACCGCTTGTGCTGAATTTAAGATCATAAAAGAAAAATATAATGATGATCAAAACGAAAAAGGACTAATCGGAATTAATCCGGCAATGCTAATCCAGGTTGATAATTCAAGTCAAAAAGATAAAGAAAAAGCTAAGGAATTTGAAAAAAACATTAAAGAAATAATTAAAATACTCGAAAAAAATAATCTAAGTTGACTACGTTATTTTGACCAAAATGATAAAGAAACTAATCTACGGCATAAAAAAGATTATACACTTTCTGATATCTCAAAGAATTCTTCGGCAATTGATGTAATAATTTTTAAAATTGGGCCTGCAATTGGCTGGAATATTCCGCGGGCTTGTATGTTAGTTCAACTACGAAATGTCACATCAAATAATTTAAGTATTCAAACAGTCGGGAGAATTAAAAGAAATCCGAATCCAAGATATGAATATAAGGAAAATTCCGAGCAAAATAATTTTTATATTTATAGTAATCTTGATCATAGTAAAACAACAAGTAAAACAATTTTATTAAAAGATAAATATTTAGATGAAAAATTTTTAGAAGGTCGGATTGAATCACTTAAGAAAAACAATGATATTTTCGAAATATTTAATCTTGAAAAATATGAAAAAGCTGTTTTTGCAAAAATTAATAATAATCATTTTTGCAAAAACTATGAAAATTTAACTAGTTGGAATAATTTAAATGATGAAAAAATTAGTGACTATTTCAATAAAAAGTGGAATGCTGAAAAAGAAAATTTTCGTGAATATATCCCTGCAAATCAAGTAAAATATGGCAATAGTTGATATAGTGCTACAAAAATATATAACATTATTCAGTTAGAAATTTACCTAAATAAAATAAAACAAGAAAATAAAAAGTATTTTAGCGCTAAAATTAAGCAGTATTTTGAAAAAATTTGAGAAAAACTCAATCAAAATGCTGCCAATCAATGTTCATATCAACTTTTTTGATATATTATTTATAAATATCTTTTAACAGAAATCAAAGAAATTTATAAACAAACCTGAAAAACTCAAATTGATGAAAATGAAATTAACTATAAAATTAAAAAAGAGGCAAAAAGTCTGCCAAAAGAATATTTACTAAGTTTTGAAAATACGAATAATCAAGTTAAAATTAGTGATAAAAATTTTGCCTATCAAGAATTTAGTAACAAAAACGAGCTAAATTTTATACTTGATTCTGAGGCCGAAAAAAATTTTGTCTATCAATTAGAAAATGATATTAAAGGAATTCCGAATATCCGGGTTTGGTCAAAAAATCCTTTACCTGAAGGTGTTTCTTTCCAATATTTGAATTCAGACTATGAAATTGCAAATTCATATCCTGATTTTATTATTAAAAACAAAGATCATTATATTTATCTTGAGATTAAAACTTATAAAAATGATAATGATGAGCCAAAAACCAAAAAATTATACGAGAATTATAAAAAATATATAGCAACAAATTTTGCCCGCGATATTAAATTAACAATGATTATTTGTCTTGTTAATATTTCTCATAAATGGTCAAAAAAGGAACTATATTTTGCCGGAGCATCAACAATTGCAAGTCTTAACGAAATATTAAGCGATATTAATCCAGACCAGGAAAATCATCTTCATGATCAAATAAAAAGTAATTCAAGTCTAAATTTAAAAGATTTACTAAATTATCAGTAA
- a CDS encoding division/cell wall cluster transcriptional repressor MraZ has protein sequence MFGTVFRILDEKNRIVLPPAFRNELEGDFYISANLEKILEIRSQTEFDLLAQKIGKANLLDPKLRDFARYFFGNTVKVSVDRQGRFLIPKNLLDLATIEKKLYLIGINNKIEIWPEQRYEQFYAKFSDSDITADLEKELLKSGVEL, from the coding sequence ATGTTTGGAACTGTTTTTAGAATATTAGATGAAAAAAATAGAATTGTGCTGCCTCCTGCTTTTCGAAATGAACTTGAAGGCGATTTCTATATTTCAGCTAATTTGGAAAAGATTCTTGAAATCAGAAGTCAGACCGAGTTTGATTTGCTTGCTCAAAAAATTGGTAAAGCAAACTTACTTGATCCAAAACTTCGTGATTTTGCAAGATATTTTTTTGGCAACACAGTCAAAGTTTCTGTTGATAGACAAGGCAGATTTTTAATTCCAAAAAATCTACTCGATCTAGCCACTATCGAAAAAAAACTTTATTTAATAGGGATTAATAACAAAATTGAAATTTGACCTGAACAAAGATATGAACAATTTTATGCAAAGTTTTCTGATAGCGATATTACCGCCGATCTTGAAAAAGAATTGCTAAAATCAGGTGTTGAATTATAA
- the rsmH gene encoding 16S rRNA (cytosine(1402)-N(4))-methyltransferase RsmH, whose product MHIPVLLEELILALQVNPKGFYVDLTLGRGGHSLAILEKLTTGKLFVFDKDQQALTETKAKLLAVSQNVEFIWSDFSDFDFYLKKLGVEFVDGFVVDLGVSSPQIDDPERGFSYSKNCILDMRMDKSQKLNAFTVLNEYPSEKLVEIFFKYGQISYAREITKAIVASRPLKTTFELVNLVKKVIPALVFAKKNFIKNVFQAVRIEVNNELDSLQKLLEKLPKFLKQGSKVAIISFHSLEDKIVKDAFLELVNKDKLEFFQKGLPKFSMKVFRPKTTELNKNPRSKSAKLRILTKN is encoded by the coding sequence ATGCATATTCCAGTTTTGTTAGAAGAACTTATTTTAGCACTTCAAGTTAACCCAAAAGGATTTTATGTTGATCTAACTTTAGGACGCGGCGGTCATTCATTAGCAATTCTTGAAAAATTGACAACCGGAAAATTATTCGTTTTTGATAAAGACCAGCAAGCTTTAACCGAAACTAAGGCAAAATTATTAGCTGTTAGCCAGAACGTTGAATTTATTTGATCTGATTTTTCTGACTTTGATTTTTATTTAAAAAAGTTAGGGGTTGAATTTGTTGATGGATTTGTTGTTGATTTAGGCGTTTCTTCGCCACAAATCGATGATCCAGAACGAGGATTTTCATATTCTAAAAATTGTATTTTAGATATGCGAATGGACAAAAGTCAAAAACTTAACGCTTTTACGGTTTTAAACGAATATCCTAGTGAAAAATTAGTGGAAATTTTTTTTAAATATGGCCAAATAAGCTACGCGCGAGAAATCACAAAAGCAATCGTTGCCTCACGCCCTTTGAAAACTACTTTTGAACTTGTAAATCTTGTAAAAAAAGTAATTCCTGCTCTGGTGTTCGCAAAAAAAAATTTTATAAAAAATGTTTTTCAGGCTGTACGAATTGAGGTAAATAATGAACTTGATTCTTTGCAAAAGTTGTTAGAAAAGTTACCAAAATTTTTAAAACAAGGATCAAAAGTTGCAATTATTAGCTTCCATTCGTTAGAGGACAAAATAGTCAAAGATGCATTTTTGGAGTTGGTTAATAAAGACAAGCTGGAATTTTTCCAAAAGGGACTGCCTAAATTTTCTATGAAAGTTTTTCGACCAAAAACTACTGAATTAAATAAAAATCCACGATCTAAATCAGCAAAATTACGAATTCTAACCAAAAACTAA
- a CDS encoding FtsZ/tubulin family protein, whose protein sequence is MLMGLGDFGSKVVKLVNLDQASFPKFFINSRDEYTNFNFNCKNSLTIDQSNFKYNWQKASKALSDKSLEIKSILVNVRILFLVVGLGGATGSGAALTVAKIAKDMGIIVIILATNPLKGESKFRQQTSFDVLLELKKIVDSLIIISNEQISQYYSDFFLENVIRLITANIQTKIGIIIKALCQKNALVNVNNSIVESILTNNNFVFVASAIAAGNKRAVFATENAIKSHFIEFDLFSSEEMLITITANNSILQSEISDILGTIRKNFNSDLKFSYGVYHNPKLEDQIEIGIIANQKKHSYEREKATKFNLVFDNKFNIF, encoded by the coding sequence ATGCTAATGGGATTAGGTGATTTTGGATCTAAAGTTGTTAAGTTAGTCAATTTAGATCAAGCTAGTTTTCCAAAATTTTTTATTAATTCACGCGATGAATACACAAATTTCAATTTTAACTGCAAAAATTCGCTAACCATCGACCAATCAAACTTTAAATATAACTGACAAAAAGCAAGCAAGGCTCTATCAGATAAAAGTTTAGAAATTAAATCAATTCTTGTTAATGTTAGAATTTTATTTTTAGTTGTCGGTCTTGGCGGAGCAACTGGTTCTGGTGCAGCATTAACTGTTGCAAAAATCGCCAAAGATATGGGGATTATCGTAATCATTTTAGCAACTAATCCTTTAAAAGGGGAGTCAAAATTTCGACAACAAACGAGTTTTGATGTGCTTTTAGAACTAAAAAAAATAGTTGATTCGCTAATTATAATATCAAATGAGCAAATAAGTCAATATTACTCGGACTTTTTTCTTGAAAATGTTATTAGATTAATCACAGCAAACATTCAAACAAAAATTGGAATTATAATAAAAGCATTATGCCAAAAAAATGCATTAGTTAATGTTAACAATTCAATTGTAGAATCAATTTTAACTAACAATAACTTTGTTTTTGTTGCATCAGCAATTGCGGCTGGTAATAAAAGAGCAGTTTTTGCAACTGAAAATGCAATTAAAAGTCATTTTATTGAATTTGATCTTTTCTCATCTGAAGAAATGTTAATTACAATAACTGCAAATAATTCAATTCTTCAATCAGAAATTAGCGATATCCTCGGAACAATTAGGAAAAATTTCAATTCCGATTTAAAATTTTCATACGGGGTTTATCATAATCCTAAATTAGAAGATCAAATTGAAATTGGGATTATCGCAAATCAAAAAAAACACAGTTACGAAAGAGAAAAAGCTACAAAATTTAATCTCGTTTTTGATAACAAGTTCAATATTTTCTAG